The proteins below are encoded in one region of Bacteroidetes bacterium GWF2_43_63:
- a CDS encoding NAD(P)-dependent oxidoreductase, with translation MKKKIYIAGCGGMLGEAFYHCFRNDYDIKCTDKDVNEDWLSFLDFRDYDAYKKDVKEFNPDYLFHLGAYTDLEFCEENVADTYKTNTTSVENAVYLANKLDIPLLYISTAGIFDGHKELYDDWDTPNPLGVYARSKYMGERFVVENARRYVICRAGWMMGSGPKKDKKFIQKIMKQLKEGKRELHIVNDKDGTPTYTHDFARTVKELIEKEFWGLYNCVCGGQTSRLEVAQELLKILKIEDSVKIDVVTSEYFKREYFAARPDSERLLTKKLDLRGVNHMRDWKVSLKEYVENYYQGYID, from the coding sequence ATGAAAAAGAAAATCTACATTGCCGGTTGCGGCGGTATGCTTGGTGAAGCTTTTTATCATTGCTTCAGAAATGATTATGACATTAAATGCACGGATAAGGATGTGAATGAAGATTGGCTCTCATTTCTCGATTTCAGAGACTATGATGCATACAAAAAAGATGTCAAGGAATTCAACCCCGATTATTTGTTTCATTTGGGTGCATACACCGATCTAGAATTTTGCGAAGAAAATGTAGCCGACACATACAAGACTAATACTACTTCGGTTGAAAATGCTGTATATTTAGCCAACAAACTCGATATACCCTTGTTGTATATTTCAACTGCCGGAATATTCGATGGTCATAAGGAGCTTTACGATGATTGGGATACGCCAAATCCACTGGGGGTGTATGCTCGTTCTAAATATATGGGAGAGCGGTTTGTAGTTGAAAATGCAAGACGCTATGTTATCTGCAGAGCTGGCTGGATGATGGGCTCAGGTCCAAAAAAAGACAAAAAATTCATTCAGAAAATAATGAAGCAGCTGAAGGAAGGGAAAAGAGAACTTCATATTGTGAATGATAAAGATGGGACACCAACATATACCCACGATTTTGCTAGAACCGTTAAAGAATTGATTGAAAAGGAATTTTGGGGATTGTATAATTGTGTGTGCGGTGGTCAAACCAGCCGCCTTGAAGTGGCACAGGAACTTTTGAAAATTCTAAAAATTGAAGATTCTGTAAAGATAGATGTAGTTACTTCAGAATATTTCAAACGAGAATACTTTGCTGCAAGGCCTGATTCAGAGCGCTTGCTCACAAAGAAGCTCGATCTGAGAGGCGTAAATCATATGCGCGATTGGAAAGTTTCGTTGAAAGAATATGTTGAGAATTATTATCAGGGATATATTGATTGA
- a CDS encoding capsule biosynthesis protein CapI, with the protein MKILVTGTAGFIGMHTAIALINKGHEVIGLDNINDYYDVNLKYARLAETGILKDEIAWGRLIKSHKYPNYIFIRQNIEDKGFMMELFKMEKFDYVIHLAAQAGVRYSMEAPDIYIQSNVNGFHNVLEACRHYPVEQLIYASSSSVYGNNKKVPFSEDDNVDHPVSLYACTKKCNELMAATYSHLYKIPCIGLRFFTVYGPWARPDMALFLFTDAIMNDRPIKVFNNGELSRDFTYIDDIVNGIVTIVDKGRLNKEKLYDIYNIGNGKPEKLLDFIHQIEAALGKEAKKEFLPMQDGDVDMTWADISKLKTDFDFQANTIISNGIFNFVDWYKNKTTF; encoded by the coding sequence ATGAAAATCTTAGTAACGGGAACAGCAGGATTTATAGGAATGCACACGGCCATTGCGTTGATTAATAAAGGACATGAAGTAATAGGCCTTGATAATATCAATGATTATTACGATGTGAATCTGAAATACGCACGGCTGGCTGAAACCGGAATACTAAAGGATGAAATTGCATGGGGACGTTTGATCAAAAGTCATAAATACCCCAACTACATTTTTATCAGACAGAATATTGAGGACAAGGGTTTTATGATGGAACTTTTTAAAATGGAAAAGTTCGATTATGTAATTCATTTGGCTGCTCAGGCAGGTGTGCGTTACAGTATGGAAGCGCCTGATATTTATATTCAGAGCAATGTGAATGGCTTTCATAATGTACTGGAGGCATGCCGTCATTACCCGGTTGAACAGCTTATTTATGCAAGCAGTTCCAGTGTGTATGGTAACAACAAAAAGGTTCCGTTCAGCGAAGATGATAATGTAGATCACCCGGTAAGTTTGTATGCTTGCACAAAAAAATGCAACGAGCTCATGGCAGCAACTTACAGCCACTTATATAAAATTCCGTGCATTGGCTTGCGCTTTTTCACAGTGTATGGTCCATGGGCGCGGCCTGATATGGCTTTGTTTCTTTTTACTGATGCTATTATGAATGACCGACCCATAAAGGTGTTCAACAATGGCGAACTCTCCCGCGATTTCACTTATATCGATGACATCGTAAACGGCATTGTTACTATAGTTGATAAAGGCCGATTGAATAAAGAAAAACTGTATGACATTTACAATATAGGCAATGGAAAGCCCGAGAAGCTGCTTGATTTTATTCACCAAATTGAAGCTGCACTCGGCAAAGAAGCAAAAAAAGAATTTTTGCCTATGCAAGATGGGGATGTAGATATGACATGGGCTGATATTTCAAAATTGAAAACTGATTTTGACTTTCAAGCAAATACTATTATTTCAAATGGAATTTTCAATTTTGTTGATTGGTATAAAAATAAAACAACTTTTTGA
- a CDS encoding four helix bundle protein: MYTSFNQMPVWKTAFDLSVEVFNLTATLPKSEDYGLTSQLRRSANSVGANISEGFGRVTGNDKAYFYAVSRGSAYETKHHLRYGCAVGYFDKDVVAKLIMQYEELINSLNKIIKTMRR; encoded by the coding sequence ATGTATACTTCATTCAACCAAATGCCTGTCTGGAAAACCGCCTTTGATTTGTCTGTCGAAGTATTTAATCTTACAGCAACTCTTCCGAAGTCTGAGGATTATGGATTGACCTCTCAGTTACGGCGTTCTGCGAACAGTGTTGGGGCAAACATTTCAGAAGGGTTTGGTCGTGTTACGGGGAATGATAAAGCTTATTTTTATGCAGTCTCGCGAGGCTCGGCGTATGAAACAAAGCATCATTTACGGTATGGTTGTGCAGTGGGGTATTTTGATAAGGACGTAGTAGCGAAATTGATAATGCAATATGAGGAGCTGATTAATAGTTTGAATAAAATTATTAAGACGATGAGGAGATGA
- a CDS encoding gliding motility-associated ABC transporter ATP-binding subunit GldA encodes MSIRVNQVTKVYGEQKALNGVSLEIEKGEIVGLLGPNGAGKSTLMKILTCYIPPTSGQAFVNDMNCADESLAVRSIIGYLPENNPLYYDMYVREFLTFIAGIHNLKDKKSRVDEMIEITGLKPEMHKRIGALSKGYKQRVGLAQALIHNPEVLIMDEPTSGLDPNQIVEIRELIKKLGSEKTILLSTHIMQEVEAICNRVVIIDKGKIVADGKTADLASMFSAAEMLMVEFDRKVSREAILAVKGVKDATTKGNNVWEIETDNDIDVRKEIFDFAVRNQYKVLSLNKEKHSIEELFQQLTK; translated from the coding sequence ATGTCAATCAGGGTCAATCAGGTTACAAAAGTGTATGGCGAACAGAAAGCGCTGAATGGCGTTTCGCTTGAAATCGAAAAAGGCGAAATCGTTGGATTGCTGGGCCCAAACGGGGCAGGGAAGTCAACGCTGATGAAAATTCTCACCTGCTATATTCCGCCCACCAGCGGTCAGGCCTTTGTAAATGATATGAACTGTGCCGACGAAAGTCTGGCAGTTCGCAGCATCATTGGGTATCTGCCGGAGAATAATCCCTTGTACTACGACATGTATGTACGCGAGTTTCTGACTTTCATTGCGGGCATTCACAATCTGAAAGACAAGAAATCGCGGGTGGATGAAATGATAGAAATCACTGGACTGAAGCCCGAAATGCATAAACGCATCGGAGCGTTGTCGAAAGGATACAAGCAGCGTGTGGGATTGGCTCAGGCGCTCATTCACAACCCGGAAGTGCTGATTATGGATGAACCCACCAGCGGCCTTGATCCGAATCAGATTGTTGAAATCCGCGAACTGATTAAAAAGTTAGGATCTGAAAAAACCATTCTGCTTTCGACGCACATCATGCAGGAAGTGGAAGCCATCTGCAACCGGGTTGTGATCATTGACAAAGGAAAAATTGTGGCCGATGGCAAGACGGCGGATCTGGCTTCGATGTTTTCTGCCGCAGAAATGCTGATGGTTGAGTTTGATCGCAAAGTGAGTCGTGAAGCTATTCTCGCCGTTAAGGGCGTGAAAGATGCTACCACAAAAGGCAATAACGTCTGGGAAATTGAGACAGATAATGACATTGATGTCCGCAAGGAAATTTTTGATTTTGCTGTTCGCAATCAATACAAAGTGCTGTCGCTGAACAAAGAGAAACACTCGATTGAAGAATTGTTTCAGCAGCTGACGAAGTAG
- a CDS encoding phosphate ABC transporter ATP-binding protein (ATP-binding protein; PstABCS is an ATP dependent phosphate uptake system which is responsible for inorganic phosphate uptake during phosphate starvation): MAENKSIIEISDLNVYAGDRKLLSDISVNIPRGTITVIMGPSGCGKTTLLRSLNRLTDLSGLRVSGEIKFGGTDILSLRGYHVAAMRQRMGLLSQRPYPLPLSIFENVAYAVRLKGISRKTEIRSQVEHYFRLACLWDEVKDRLHQSPSTLSIGQQQRLCLARGLAVDPEVILADEPTSALDPISTQAIEQSFMQLKNDYTIILVSHILRQARRIADHVVFMYLGEMIESGDAKTFFSNPKNEMTKKYLEGVFY, encoded by the coding sequence ATGGCTGAAAATAAATCAATTATAGAAATCAGCGATCTCAATGTTTATGCTGGCGACAGAAAGTTGCTCAGCGATATTTCGGTGAATATTCCACGTGGCACCATCACCGTTATTATGGGGCCGAGCGGCTGCGGAAAAACAACACTGCTGCGGTCATTAAACCGGCTTACCGATTTGAGTGGACTGCGCGTAAGTGGAGAGATAAAATTTGGCGGAACCGATATTCTTTCTTTGCGCGGTTATCATGTGGCAGCCATGCGTCAAAGGATGGGACTACTTTCGCAGCGTCCTTATCCATTGCCGCTGAGCATTTTTGAGAATGTGGCGTATGCGGTCAGGCTGAAAGGAATATCGCGCAAAACTGAAATCCGGAGTCAGGTGGAGCATTATTTTCGACTTGCCTGCTTATGGGACGAAGTAAAGGACAGACTGCATCAATCACCTTCGACACTCAGTATCGGGCAGCAGCAGCGGCTTTGCCTGGCACGTGGGTTGGCGGTTGATCCCGAAGTAATTCTGGCAGATGAGCCAACTTCGGCGCTGGATCCTATTTCTACGCAAGCCATTGAGCAATCATTCATGCAATTGAAAAATGATTACACGATTATTCTGGTAAGTCATATTCTTCGGCAAGCCCGGCGGATAGCGGATCACGTGGTCTTCATGTATCTGGGCGAAATGATTGAAAGCGGCGATGCAAAAACATTTTTCTCGAATCCAAAAAACGAAATGACAAAGAAATATCTGGAGGGAGTTTTTTATTAG
- a CDS encoding phosphate ABC transporter, permease protein PstA, whose protein sequence is MKHKRIEEVVMKVLMIAATLLIAFALGSILYSIVAKGFRYLNWDMISSLPKGGYYFGKEGGVLNAIVGSIYLALGATLLALIISVPVALYMNVFLRRNGRAVRAFRFFLDVLWGIPSIVYGAFGFTMMVALGIRTSLLGGIAVVGIFVAPIMIRAMDEVLQRVPNGIREAAYSMGCTKTETAFRFFMRKAAPGIVTAILLSFGRAIGDAAVVLLTTGYTDYIPTSLSQPVATLPLAIFFQLGSPVEEVQGRAYASALILTIIILIISLSARLFGRIYKKNI, encoded by the coding sequence ATGAAGCATAAACGCATCGAAGAAGTTGTTATGAAAGTGCTGATGATCGCAGCTACACTGCTGATTGCATTTGCACTTGGATCTATACTTTATTCAATTGTCGCCAAAGGATTTCGATATCTCAACTGGGACATGATATCCTCATTACCCAAAGGCGGTTATTATTTCGGGAAGGAAGGTGGCGTACTCAATGCCATTGTCGGATCGATATATCTGGCTCTGGGAGCCACTTTACTCGCATTGATCATCAGCGTTCCTGTGGCTTTGTACATGAATGTTTTTCTGCGGCGCAACGGTAGAGCGGTGCGCGCATTTCGTTTTTTCCTGGATGTTTTGTGGGGAATTCCGTCTATTGTTTATGGTGCTTTTGGATTTACGATGATGGTGGCCCTGGGCATCCGAACATCGTTGCTGGGCGGCATTGCGGTGGTTGGCATTTTTGTCGCACCCATTATGATCAGAGCTATGGATGAAGTATTGCAACGCGTACCAAACGGCATCCGCGAAGCTGCATACAGCATGGGATGCACTAAGACAGAAACAGCATTTCGTTTTTTCATGCGAAAAGCTGCCCCGGGAATTGTCACAGCCATTCTGCTTTCATTCGGACGTGCCATTGGAGATGCCGCCGTAGTGCTGCTTACAACAGGCTATACCGATTATATTCCGACATCGCTCAGTCAGCCGGTAGCAACGTTGCCGCTTGCTATATTTTTTCAACTGGGTTCTCCGGTCGAAGAAGTGCAGGGGCGGGCCTATGCATCGGCGCTGATACTCACCATTATCATTCTGATCATTAGTCTTTCTGCACGTCTGTTTGGGCGTATTTACAAAAAAAATATCTAA
- a CDS encoding phosphate ABC transporter permease subunit PstC: MLATRRIRDYAGRGWMMISKIIVILVPLIMLIVLIDKSLPLLQDNGFLNILSGNEWKPGAGSFGFKPFIIGSLYVSILAILISAPVCILAAIYLSEYAHRKILSMMQPVIDILAGIPSVIYGVWGILFIVPFVRNVIAPAMGIESTGYSILAGSLVLAVMTIPFILNILLELFATVPRELRESAYSMGTTKWEMVKVTVLRKTGAGIISAVGLGWARAIGETIAVMMVVGNTIVIPDSIVSPGYPLPALIANNYGEMMSIPKYDSALMFAALILLAITVIFNILMRMIIRRFTIKPGEHEA, translated from the coding sequence ATGCTGGCGACGCGACGCATACGTGATTACGCGGGCCGGGGCTGGATGATGATTTCGAAAATCATTGTTATCCTTGTGCCGCTCATCATGCTGATCGTATTGATTGACAAGTCGCTGCCTCTGCTGCAGGACAACGGATTCCTGAATATACTTTCGGGAAATGAATGGAAACCGGGTGCAGGAAGTTTCGGTTTCAAGCCATTTATCATAGGCTCTTTGTACGTTTCAATTCTGGCTATTCTGATTTCTGCACCCGTTTGCATTCTTGCTGCCATCTATCTTTCGGAATATGCTCATCGGAAAATTCTCAGCATGATGCAGCCGGTGATCGATATTCTGGCAGGAATTCCTTCTGTCATTTATGGTGTCTGGGGTATTCTTTTTATTGTTCCTTTTGTTCGAAATGTGATTGCACCAGCCATGGGAATTGAAAGCACCGGTTATTCGATTCTGGCCGGCAGTCTTGTTTTGGCAGTTATGACCATTCCTTTTATATTGAATATTCTGCTTGAGTTATTTGCAACCGTTCCGCGTGAATTGAGAGAGTCAGCTTATTCGATGGGCACAACAAAATGGGAGATGGTGAAAGTTACGGTGCTTCGCAAAACCGGTGCGGGAATTATTTCCGCTGTAGGACTGGGCTGGGCCAGAGCTATTGGTGAAACCATTGCCGTGATGATGGTTGTTGGAAACACCATTGTAATTCCTGATTCAATTGTGAGTCCCGGATATCCGCTCCCTGCGCTGATTGCAAACAATTACGGAGAGATGATGAGTATTCCGAAATATGACAGCGCGCTCATGTTTGCTGCATTAATTCTACTTGCAATCACGGTTATTTTCAATATTCTCATGCGCATGATCATTCGACGTTTTACTATAAAGCCAGGGGAACATGAAGCATAA
- a CDS encoding phosphate ABC transporter substrate-binding protein codes for MKSYSVIFLVLAIIAAGCGNKKQEQKSDKLSGNISISGAFALYPMAQKWAEEFMKENPDVKIDISAGGAGKGMTDVLNGMVDMAMFSRSVSPEEENQGAWKIAVAKDVVLPTINAKNPVYAELKTRGLTKEEFQKIYITQEIKDWSQLKLKGGGAISLFSRSDACGAAEMWAKFMDGAQEDLKGVGVFGDPGIADAVKNDVKGVGFNNIIYAYDYKTGKIQDGIGIIPIDINGNGKVDPEEDLYSDMKLLTGAIRDGKFPEPPARPLYFICKGKPDNAIVLAFLNYILTTGQQWVEESGYVKLPEAMVETEKKKLD; via the coding sequence ATGAAATCATACTCAGTCATTTTTCTTGTGCTGGCAATCATTGCAGCCGGATGCGGAAACAAAAAACAGGAACAAAAATCGGATAAATTAAGCGGCAACATCAGCATTTCAGGTGCTTTTGCCTTGTATCCGATGGCGCAGAAATGGGCCGAAGAGTTTATGAAAGAAAATCCGGATGTAAAGATTGACATTTCAGCAGGTGGAGCAGGGAAAGGCATGACCGATGTTTTGAACGGAATGGTAGATATGGCCATGTTTTCGCGCAGTGTTTCTCCCGAAGAAGAAAATCAGGGTGCATGGAAAATCGCAGTAGCAAAGGACGTTGTGTTGCCGACAATCAATGCAAAAAATCCGGTGTATGCTGAACTGAAAACACGCGGACTTACAAAAGAAGAATTTCAAAAAATATACATCACACAGGAAATCAAGGACTGGAGCCAGCTGAAGCTGAAAGGTGGTGGTGCCATCAGTTTGTTTTCGCGCAGCGATGCGTGTGGTGCTGCTGAGATGTGGGCAAAATTCATGGACGGTGCTCAGGAAGATTTGAAAGGTGTTGGAGTGTTTGGTGATCCAGGTATTGCAGATGCAGTAAAGAATGATGTTAAAGGGGTTGGCTTCAATAATATTATATATGCTTACGATTATAAGACCGGGAAAATTCAGGATGGCATTGGGATTATTCCGATTGACATTAACGGAAACGGGAAAGTTGATCCGGAAGAAGATCTTTACAGCGATATGAAATTACTCACCGGTGCCATTCGTGATGGAAAATTTCCGGAGCCACCGGCACGTCCGCTGTATTTTATTTGTAAAGGGAAACCTGACAACGCAATTGTTTTGGCCTTTTTGAATTACATTCTTACTACTGGTCAACAATGGGTTGAAGAAAGCGGTTACGTGAAACTGCCTGAAGCAATGGTGGAAACTGAAAAGAAAAAACTCGACTAA
- a CDS encoding chromosomal replication initiation protein DnaA: MAKDIKSIWNNCLKVIKDNIDDHSFSTWFAPIKPLKLDGNVLTIQVPSSFFYEWIEEHYIDLLKKIIRKELGQDGKLEYNILVDATQNGISVNYPSSDRSALKNPSVDIPIDINRGTSKEIPNPFIIPGLRKIKVNSQLVESLNFDNFVEGDCNRLARSAGLAIAKNPGKTSFNPLFIFSDTGLGKTHLAHAIGIEVKKNFPDKTVLYVQTSEFLNQFIDSVKDDTTNDFVHFYQMIDVLIMDDIHNLANKLKTQDVFFQLFNTLHQKGNQIILTSDKPPVELEDIEPRLLSRFKWGLAADLQVPDIETRIAIIRKKLHKDGITIPDDVVEYLAYSISTNIRELEGAMISLIAHSSFNRKPITIELAKTMIDQYVRNSKREISIDYIQKMVCDYFNISVEQMHSSSRKREIVQARQLAMYFAKTLTKSSLASIGTDIGGKDHATVLHAVRTVKNLIDTDKHFRVYVEEIEKKIKL, translated from the coding sequence ATGGCAAAAGATATTAAATCGATATGGAACAATTGTCTGAAAGTTATCAAGGATAACATCGACGACCATAGTTTTTCAACTTGGTTCGCTCCGATAAAACCTTTGAAACTTGATGGCAATGTACTCACGATCCAGGTGCCCAGTAGTTTTTTCTACGAGTGGATTGAAGAACACTACATTGATCTTCTGAAAAAAATCATTCGCAAGGAACTTGGTCAGGACGGAAAACTTGAGTACAACATTCTGGTGGATGCCACACAGAACGGAATTTCTGTAAACTATCCATCTTCAGACAGAAGCGCACTTAAAAATCCTTCGGTGGATATACCCATTGATATCAATCGTGGAACTTCGAAAGAAATTCCGAATCCATTTATCATCCCCGGACTGCGAAAGATTAAAGTAAATTCGCAGCTGGTCGAGAGTCTCAACTTCGACAATTTTGTTGAAGGCGATTGCAACCGGCTTGCACGCTCTGCTGGTTTAGCCATTGCAAAAAATCCGGGAAAAACTTCTTTCAATCCGCTTTTCATTTTCAGCGACACCGGATTGGGGAAAACACATCTTGCTCATGCCATCGGAATTGAAGTCAAGAAAAATTTTCCAGATAAAACAGTTTTATACGTTCAGACTTCTGAATTTCTGAATCAGTTTATCGATTCAGTAAAAGACGATACTACAAACGATTTCGTTCATTTCTATCAGATGATAGATGTGCTCATCATGGACGATATTCACAACCTGGCCAATAAACTCAAAACGCAGGATGTTTTCTTTCAGTTGTTCAATACACTTCATCAGAAAGGAAATCAGATTATTCTGACATCTGACAAACCGCCGGTTGAACTTGAAGACATTGAACCAAGATTGCTTTCACGCTTCAAATGGGGACTGGCTGCCGATCTTCAGGTGCCTGATATTGAAACACGTATTGCAATTATCCGCAAAAAACTACACAAAGACGGAATTACTATTCCGGACGATGTGGTGGAATATCTCGCATACAGCATTTCAACCAATATTCGTGAGCTCGAAGGTGCGATGATTTCTTTGATTGCGCATTCATCTTTCAACCGGAAACCTATTACCATTGAGCTGGCCAAGACCATGATCGATCAGTATGTCCGCAATTCAAAACGCGAGATATCGATTGATTACATTCAGAAAATGGTTTGCGATTATTTCAATATTTCTGTTGAGCAAATGCACAGCAGTTCACGTAAACGCGAAATAGTTCAGGCACGCCAGCTGGCTATGTATTTTGCAAAGACATTGACCAAGAGTTCGCTTGCCAGCATTGGCACTGACATTGGCGGCAAAGACCACGCAACAGTTTTGCATGCTGTTCGCACGGTGAAAAATCTTATCGATACCGACAAACATTTTCGGGTGTATGTCGAAGAGATCGAGAAGAAAATAAAGCTTTAA
- a CDS encoding phosphohydrolase produces the protein MEAIDKKYIDQARELWPELEWISNADLKEKITNTWALALQKSVLTPEDLRTIPFTLLAGPDLKVSFMDHKRAVVHIARDAGLKCGEFFRTDLPVDMDMLIAGAILADVGKLLEYEMKDGKSVQGKYGKYLRHPFSGVSLAEQCGVPADVCHIIATHAGEGDMVKRTTEAFIVHHADFMTFEPFKDRLK, from the coding sequence ATGGAAGCCATTGATAAAAAGTATATCGATCAGGCGCGTGAGCTTTGGCCTGAGCTTGAATGGATAAGCAATGCTGACCTGAAGGAAAAGATCACCAACACCTGGGCGCTGGCGCTGCAGAAAAGTGTACTCACTCCCGAAGATCTGCGTACCATCCCATTCACATTACTGGCTGGTCCTGATTTGAAGGTAAGCTTTATGGATCACAAGCGCGCTGTTGTACACATCGCCCGTGATGCAGGTTTGAAGTGTGGTGAATTTTTCCGCACCGATCTTCCGGTTGACATGGATATGTTAATTGCTGGCGCTATTCTGGCCGATGTAGGAAAATTGCTGGAATATGAAATGAAAGACGGAAAGTCGGTGCAGGGCAAATATGGCAAATATCTGCGTCATCCATTCAGTGGTGTTTCGCTTGCTGAACAATGTGGAGTACCCGCCGATGTCTGTCACATCATTGCAACCCATGCTGGTGAAGGCGACATGGTGAAACGTACTACCGAAGCTTTCATTGTACATCATGCCGATTTCATGACGTTTGAACCTTTCAAGGACAGACTTAAATAA
- a CDS encoding 3-isopropylmalate dehydrogenase — MSKRTIVAMPGDGIGQVVLEESIRVLDAAGFDANYVTGDIGWEFWCKEGNPLPDRTIKLLEEHKIGLFGAITSKPKDKAASELAPELRDKGLVYYSPIVTMRQKFGLDICMRPCQTLKGNPLNFVRRNAAGGVDEPVVDTMIFRQNTEGLYGGIEWTNPNDQVYEALMSHPRFKPNFGWCPREELAVSTRIVTKKFATRIIRAAFEYAKKRGFDKITLCEKPNVIRETSGMMLKTAQEMSKNEYPGIWVEDVNIDAMMMWLTKNPENYHVIVSENMFGDIVSDAFAGLIGGLGFATSAQFNPDSGVAVFEPTHGSAPKYADFETSIVNPIAMVLSSVLMLEHLNENEIANRIRKATEEVVMEGKVRAYDMLKLKGTQDVVNQGAASTRQMADAIIAKLKQ, encoded by the coding sequence ATGTCAAAAAGAACTATTGTAGCCATGCCCGGCGACGGAATTGGTCAGGTTGTATTGGAAGAATCTATCAGAGTGCTGGATGCAGCAGGCTTTGATGCAAATTATGTCACCGGCGACATAGGATGGGAATTCTGGTGCAAAGAAGGAAACCCGCTGCCCGACAGAACCATCAAGCTTTTAGAAGAACACAAAATCGGTTTGTTTGGAGCCATCACCTCAAAACCGAAAGACAAAGCAGCGTCAGAACTGGCTCCTGAACTGAGAGACAAGGGGCTTGTATATTACAGCCCCATCGTCACTATGCGCCAGAAATTCGGTCTCGACATTTGCATGCGCCCTTGTCAGACACTGAAAGGCAATCCGCTCAATTTCGTACGTCGCAATGCTGCCGGCGGAGTTGACGAACCTGTTGTTGATACAATGATTTTCCGTCAGAACACCGAAGGTCTGTATGGTGGAATTGAATGGACCAACCCGAACGATCAGGTATATGAAGCACTGATGTCGCATCCGCGTTTCAAACCCAATTTCGGCTGGTGTCCGCGCGAAGAACTTGCAGTATCAACGCGTATAGTAACCAAAAAATTTGCAACCCGCATTATCCGTGCTGCATTTGAATATGCCAAAAAACGTGGTTTTGACAAAATTACTCTTTGCGAAAAACCAAATGTTATTCGTGAAACATCTGGTATGATGCTGAAAACTGCTCAGGAAATGAGTAAGAACGAATATCCAGGCATCTGGGTCGAAGACGTGAACATCGATGCTATGATGATGTGGCTGACCAAAAATCCGGAAAACTATCATGTGATTGTTTCCGAAAATATGTTTGGTGATATCGTTTCCGATGCATTCGCAGGTCTCATAGGAGGTCTTGGCTTCGCTACTTCAGCTCAGTTCAACCCGGATTCGGGTGTTGCTGTTTTTGAACCAACCCACGGTTCTGCTCCGAAATATGCTGACTTCGAAACTTCCATCGTAAATCCAATCGCGATGGTGCTTTCATCGGTGCTGATGCTCGAACATCTCAATGAAAATGAGATTGCAAACCGCATCCGCAAAGCAACCGAAGAAGTTGTTATGGAAGGAAAAGTTCGTGCATATGATATGCTGAAATTGAAGGGAACTCAGGATGTTGTGAATCAGGGCGCCGCTTCAACCAGACAGATGGCTGATGCAATTATAGCGAAACTGAAACAATAA